DNA from Danio aesculapii chromosome 10, fDanAes4.1, whole genome shotgun sequence:
CAACAGTAGAATCAGATCTAGGAGGACATACAGaaatcaatgaattattattgtttctAAAAAGCATACAAATCTCAGAGGAGATGGCCTTACAAACAATATTAAGTTCTTTTTTAGATATGGGCAGAGTATATCTTAGAGTAAAATCAGAGTAagtaaattactgtctaataacTGGTTCACTAATATCACCCCATTACTGAACCAgttaataaagaataaagatTTCCTCTTATATAGAGTATTACAGTTgttcaaatttaaaaaatgtgttgtgagaaattgtGCTTGTAAATAAGTTTCCAAACCAGAAGCATTTGCTGATGAAAATGGGAAAGTTTGATAGGAAGTTTATTAATTGAGAAATTACACATTAATAGAAAGTCAATGCCTCCTAACTGAGAAAATTTTAGCTATATGGTGATTCGTGAAATGCAAGTTAGCAGCTAAATCAGCACTCAATCAAAACATATactggcaaaacaaaattaatacacaAAAGTGTTGAAGTAAACACCAATTTAACACCTAAACATCTATTTACAGAATTTGTCTTTTGTAATATATAAGTGTAACATTAAAAATTGTAGTTAAGCTAGTTTCATGTGCTATTCATGTGAAATTAAATGTAACAATAAAATCAAACTCTTCAGAGAAGTAAGGAAGCTATGTGTTTATTGTAACTATATGGAAACAAACTGTTCTTGTATTTGAGCCACATGTGACAAAACACTTacgcaatatttgtttttgacgTAGGAGCGAACACAGGAAGTGACGAATCTGTAGGTAAGTGAGGCGCGgaaaagattcattcattgcCACACGAGGGCGACAGTGTGTCACTAACGATGCTTGTGTTTGTTTAGAAGCAGACTCTGAGGAAGACAGTGAGTATATTCATTTAGTGTATATCAAAGTGCTGCAAGTTATATTTTTGCCTTAAACTTTATGTAATATATGGATGAAGTCATGTTGAAAATTCTTGTTTCATTTGACATGTCAAACGTTTTTACTGAGGGGAATTTGGAGCTTTTTATCACTTCACAATATAGAAAATGCAGAAAAAAAtcacacatttgtttatgtttgtagAGTAAAAagcatataatcaaataaattgactaattcatctttaaaagtctGCAGAATACAGATGTGAATATAAAtgtaagtgctgctgaagtggagatttttTTTGCTAGAGGAAATTTAGAAAAACTAATTTTAAGTAACGTTGAATGGCATTTTAAAGTATGTATTGTACATTAAATCTAAACAGACTCAAATTGCCAACATGTGGCAAAAGAAACACTTAACCATTATGTGCTGtcgaggatgttttcatccactggGGTGAtgttgtgtcttaatttggccgtAACTATTTCTGTGCTAGCTATTTTCAGCTATCAGAAGCATTTTTGGTGTCAAATCCTATTTTGGCACACATTttcagaaaatgctttgaataaaaaaaaactcaacaatacattctgggtaaatttactaccctttttgttttgtttaagatGAAAACaaccactaaattaaactgctgaaaAATGCATccgattaatatttaaaaaaaaaattggggcataaatctgttaatcaacctcagtcctgatcaaaactactaaattgcttataaaattacaggattttaactctttaattgccaaattcataaattatgtcactgatttggtgaaaaaaatacaaaattacatattttcaatacaaaatgtaattgtggactgttttttttaccttttatcaaagtcttgtaCATGTGAAATAACATTGTCTTTGATGCatcgtttttattttaatgaattttcaTTGCCCTAATTTAGTGagggtggctgtttttgccccgttGACCTCCATTAAATCCACATTTGTTTAATtgaaaaccatgacaccatataatcatgcatttttttttattgttggttgttttccctgttgggaagacatacaatttgtcatttttactgttgatgatcagttggcaccattaactctTTAGATAGGCCTTAGTTTCTGCAAATTATatagagtataacagcaaattaaagtgtgtgtatgtgtgtctgtgagagtgacctttacacacttaccttgatgtgtctgagaaaatcaaaatatgcatctcagctctcagaactacatggagtaaataaaaacaaagactgtatttatgcaccatcaaatgtggttataatggaagtcaatggggaaaaacagccaccaacagtaaattagggagaaaaaatgaaaatctaacaaagcatcaaagccaatgttgttactaatcataccacatgtccaagactgtgataaaaggttaaaaaatccagtccacaattactttatatattgaaaatgcgtcattttgtgtttttttttcccaaatcagtgacatcctttatgaatttggcaattaaagagttaaaatcctgtcgtttttttaagcaatttagtacttttgatcaggactgagattgattaacagatttatgcaaaaaatagaaagatatttatctgatgcatttttacagcagtttaattcagtggaggTTTTCATCCCCAGCATAACAAAAAGGTAGTGACTGGATTTTTTAAGAATTCCGCAGAATTTTAGCCCAtcgttaattctgtttatttacttgagtaaatgtgtgtaaatctatatttattcagtttttaaattaattacagtaatattattgactaatatgaaaatgttcatctgatttatgtacaatgcagtttgtacagtaatattttctgtcttttagtagataatatataagagacttgcttttaTACCAAATAAAGTatatctaattagatttgcattttaaacattaaataaaagttaaaaaggtgttattttttttaattcacatattaaggttttagttatgatactcccaaaataattccgcagaaatccgcagatttttagcaaaattctccgcagaaatagcaaaaagcgcccacagattccgtctggccctacttattaccctaacctgcctaattaacctagttaagcttttaaatgtcactttaagctgtatagaagtgtcttgaaaaatatctagtcaaatattatttactgtcatcatggcaacgataaaataaatcagttattagaaatgagatattaaaactattatatttagaaatgagttgaaaaaaaatctctgttaaacagaaattggggaaaaaaataaacaggggggctaataattctgacttcaactgtatatataacgttttatgttaatgttattgtaatgttaatatatatataattaatctcAGTGTTACCTTCTTTCTTTCTAGAAAACGACTTTGATTACGACAGATTTTATTATTAGAAGAGTGGCTGTGTGGAATCTGTAATATCTTTAAACCTAAATGCCTTGTTTTATGAAGCATGTTTCTAACCCATACACCACCTGGACAAAACCTCGTGTATCGTACCTTTCAGAAGACTGTAAGCACTGCTGGTATAAATGTAAGCCTGCAGGTGGCAGTAATAACAGATGAAGAGCAGTAGATGTAGGTGGTGTGTTAAAGCAAATGTAGGCCGGTTATCCAGGCCAGCGCCGTCTACTGTCCTTGGGTGCTCGTTTGAGCTTTATTTATATCACCTGCATTGTCCCGGCTTATTTTAGGACCAAAGATGCCATGTTTCATAGCCTGATGAAGACGAGCTGTTTTACGCCACATATAAAAGCCGGGGAATTTTATTTTAAGGGTTTATATGTTGATATTTCTTTATGTTCTGTGTTGCTAAATGCATGTTATGGCTGGTGTAATTCTTTTAATGGTCAAAATAAACATCCAAAACCTAAAAGTCTGAATAGAAGGCTCTTAAATGAAGACGTTTTGAGATTACCTGAGAATTGTCGCTTTTCTGTGAAATTGATCACATTTTtggttcaaataaaaacaaatcggCCAGTGGGATCAGAAAAATTGACGTAAACAGAAGTATTTACTAATTTAATCACAACTAAGAAATTTTTACTTGCTTAAAATGCTGACGGGTGAATTAAGAGCTTATTCATTAAATAggcacctatttgacccctttttcaagatttaagatacattttttgtgtctccagaacatgcctgtaaagtttcagctcaaaatacttatattatttattatacctttcagaatattggaattatCTGCTCTGGACACgtagtagctgtttttgttggctgtgcctttaatgctagttctctctGCCGactgttcccacatgcctgtcagtgtgcctcaatctccacctcagctgggtcagataAACCGCAGTGAAAGACATGAAGGAATCAGATCTCGAGTAACGttagtgagaaatactacagtaagaacgttCCCGTTGATTATTCAtacagtaaaattgctgtaatttacaagttttaaaaatgttttaaacttgtaaaactcattcttgatcaaatttgatgatgatcgctgatcacagagagctcaacggatcttttaatcctggttgctttctgcacatcctgtcttgttgatatgattatacacgttactatggAGACGTGTTTTTACtcacagtgcttaatttgtgaattacgaggtcccggaacagatcggggtaacagatCCAGCATGTTACCCGAAGATTTAGAGGTGTCGAGCACGAAAGTGGACAAGGTGGGTgattgtcgcggacgaaagtgaagagcgggggtatGGCAGGGTGtgggatggcggaggggtgtcgcgtACCAAATTGAAAAGCAGGGGGGGCATGGGGAGGTTGtcacggatgaaagtgaagatggGAGTAGCTGAAGAAAGTGAAAAGCAGACAGGGGAGGAGGGCAGTTAAGGTGCCTGATCCGGAGTGTTTCGGCCCAAATTACGCCCTGAATAAGTGGCTGTCAAACCGGTGGGCGGGGAAACGAACCTCTACGTTAtgttgggcctcaaaatgggagggatttggatcctattttaacctttgggaatttaaaaaaaaattataattttatatatataaaattttaaactataactacacacatttctgtctaaatAGCTTACAAATTTGGCCCAAACGTATAGAAAGTAACCTAAAATATTacttacaattaaaataaatgttaacaacaaattaaaaatctACTAATAACAAAAGAATATATAAATGGAACCCAGAGGTGGAATAAAACACAGGCAAACACAGGTGATACtcaaaaagacattttatttttttatccccAAAGCCCAGTGGACAATAAAACTATccacttttatttttctttggtaACCAaaaaaaatgagaataaaaaaaatattaaggcaACTACAGCAACTATGTAAGGtctaaatgtgttaaaatcataACCAGATCATCTCCTCTCAGACATGGTTGTAGAAACCTGCTGATGGAGCTACTGCTATACAGTCAATCCAAACCAGCATTTAACACCACCATCTCACCCCTACCTAATAAATAGGGTAAGTCATTCAAGttgctgtaaaatatatacatatactgtgtTTGCATTGGTTTACATTCCTCAGAAGTACTACAGAAGGTCTATGAGAAGGCTGGAGCAGATGAGCTTCACCATACGTCAAGTTTTACAGGATTGCTAAAGATCTCCAATCCAGCACAAGTAAACTTCACAACCTTCATGAAAGTTTAATTCACTGTTTCTGAAGTCAAGCGTCACCGCAAAGCTTTACTGTAATACTCTGAAAGAGAAGAGGCTCATGGGATGTTTTTAAACTTATCAGGTTTCAAACGACGAATAGGAAAAACAGGGGTAATGTTACTTCTATTGATGGTTATAGGACCTTTTTTACCCCTAAAAGGAGGATCTTTTGGCCGCAGTAGTAGAACTGGTCAAACTAGAGTTTGGGTGTCCTAGTAACACTTCATCCGTATGCAACAACAGTAACCCGTGGTCACGGAGAACAAAGGGCCATAATCCATCGTATGGAGTTCAATTGTCTACAGCAAACATTTGGGGACGTGCTGCATGTAAGAGAGTCGCCAAGAGCATATTAACTACAGCAGAGCGTTCAGCACATTCTGTGCTTGCAGGAATCTTGCTGAGATGTTTAACTGTATCTCCTAAAGTGCAGGCTGGTCCGCTATAGTTGGTATTAAATGCTTGCTGAAGCTAGCAGAGCTAATATTAACAGCGGTGCAAAACACCAAAGTTAGATATTATGTAAACCACTGAAGAATGAATGGAGACAGAACGTCTGAACTCTAAATGCGTGTAGACTTTAGTTTTGTAGTGTAAACTATAAAAGAACTAAAATTAAAAGACACTGAAACTGTATTAAGGAACATAATGTGAACCAATTTCCTTTGCAAATCAACCCTCACAAGCCTCCTAAAATTTGGGGTGTCATAAGGCTCCGTTTGCAAGTCTGCTTAAGAAAAGAAGTGTAAAACTCATGCATACTGAATGTACAGAAGGAAAACAAGTCAAATCCTCATCCCCAAATTCCACTTCTCTAAGAAACTCATATAATGAATGTCAAATGAAGGCTAATACTGCATTGTAATTGTTTTAACCTTAAAAAACCCTTTTAGTTCTGtacataattacataaaaaacaaaaacgcaaTGATTTGACATATGTACAAGAGGGATTTTAAATGGCAACCATTCTAGATATGAAGACATTTTCTTCCCTGGCCTATGGCAAGTGATCTGGTGCAAAACACAAATCATCAATACAGGCTAAAAAGAATTACGCAGCCAAGAATCGCAGGCTCTTTCCAAAGGGGCCTTTTCATCCCTCGCTCATCACGAGGATGACAGGAGGGGGAAGATGAAGAGAGACAGGAGGGGAAGATGGAGACATGCCCTCCAACTCTCTTGGGATCCTGGTTGCAGGTGGAGGCTCTTTGCGAGCGGAGAGGGAGGCAGAGCGAACCTTCGAGGCCTCACAGAATGACGTAGGTGAAAAGGGCCATGATAGCGGCGCTGATAAGCCCAGAAATGGGCACGGTGACAAACCAGGCCATGAAGATGTTTCTGAACAGTCGCCAGTCCACGGCTTTCCTGGAGCGCAGCCACCCTACAGCCACCACAGACCCGACCTGAAAATGAAAACAGCACACGCCCTCATCAATCTCCTGCAGATATCAATCTCATTCAAATACACGGCATCTAGGACTTGCTTTGCATCAGTTTGTTTTGCatacatgtcttttttttttaccttgcagTGAGTAGTGGAAACTGGAAGACCGATGTTGGAAGCCACCACAACAGTGACGGCGGAGGCGAGCTCGATGCTGAAACCGCTGAAATTAAACAAGTATTGTTTAGGGAAGTCTGCCATGCGGGAGGTTTGTGTTTCTGTACAGCAGGTGCTTTCTGATGTGGCAACATGGCTTTGTGTTTATACCTCGACGGGGTGATGGGGGTCAGGTCTCTGCCCATGGTCTGGATGACTCTACGGCCCCAGACCCACAGGCCCACACAGATGCCCACTCCTCCATACAGCAGCAGCCAGATTGGAGTCGGTGCACTCGATATAACAGACCCACTCTCATAGACCAGCCACAGAGCAACCAGGGGACCTATTGCATTACTGAAAGGGAAAGATTGTTAAATTACTACAAAAGCTTATGGCAAGACTGGGTTCATAGAGTTTACAAGTTAATAAGTTTAATTAAAGTCTAAGCCAAAAGTTTACAGTAAGGATTCTGATCTCGTAACATACATACTTTCAACAGTATGGAGAAAAAAGTACATCTGTGCACTTCCATGCATCTACATTACCTGACATCATTTCCTCCATGAGCAAACGAGCCGAAACAGGCGGTGAGAATTTGCAGGAACTGGAAGAGCATGGACACCTCAGGTTTATCAGCATCGGTTCTGTCCTCCTCTAATGAACTACGGCTGCTCCCGGCATCCTCATCAACCATCTCCAAAGTGACCTCCCCCTCACCGAGGCCTTCAGGGGTACCGTTCTCTGCCACTGCGTTACAGTAACTGGTGTAGCTGTCCATGCGGATGCGCTTCCTCTCCTGGGCGCCGGCCTTTTCCTTTTCTCCATCTTCTGAAGCGCGGAAGTCAGACTCTTTGGGCTTGAAGTCTCCGTGCATGCCGATTATGGCCATGGTGTAGGAGGTGTAGCTGTTGTTGCGGCGGATGGGCCGGTCGCCACCTTCCCCCATGCAGTCTCCCACTTTCGCCAGATGGAGTTTGTGCAGCAGGTCCTTGTAGAGGCCGGAGTCCTTGTGAACCGTGTGGTATTGCGAGTATCCGTTGCTGGGAATGTGAGCAGGTCCCGTGGTGAAATGAACATGAGCCGTCTTTGGAGCTGCAGAAGACAGAATTAAGTTACAAGATAGATCTTTGACTAAAACAGAAAGAGGATGTCATGACTGGCATTCGAGGCATGATGGACAACAGACATACCACTGCCCATGTCTGACTCCTTGCAGTCCTTTTGATCTGCGTCATCTGAATCGCCAATGTCAAAGGTGACCCTGCGCTCctcaggaggaggaagaggaggagctgaGGGGGTGCTGGAGGACAGGACACTGGATTCCTCAGGGACTGGTTTCAGAATAGGACTGTGAGCTTCATGCAGCTCCCTCTTCTCCATTAAAGGACTCTCAGAGGGACTGGAAGACTTGATTTCACCTGTACATCAAAACAAGATCAATTATAAAATGATGCTCAGCCCAAAGCTTGCTAGCAATTTAACAAAAATCTTAAGTTATTCATTTTCTTACATAAAGCGAAAAATTAACACTGAAATGTGCAATGAcatataataaaactaaatatttaatacataaacaTCTTTCcatttaaatacacaattacATTTGTTTGTATAGTAGTCCATGTTTGAGGtggatcaagaaaaaaaaaaaatgcataagttgtactaaaattttaaatttgtataataCAAAGATTTTCTGACATTTTAtataattctttatttaataGCTAACTAACAAAATTTTGATCCCTTGAAATGTTAACTAATGTATAATCATCCTCTTATTCATCACTTACTAATggcagacagaatctgcggacatttgccatttctgcgcagaatattgtaaaaaaaacttttttttttttgattgtgggTGGATCAGAAATACAACTGTgttaattttaactttttttataatgtttactatgcaaatcctattagatacatttatttagtaaataaattaagtcCCCATTATAATACATCTAccatacagggcttgacattaacacccgccaacctgccaaatgcgggtaaatttcagctgtggcgggttagacagttccctccactagccactttggcaggttgaaaataggttttaaattgtagttttcttaaaagcaaaaTTTGACAACAACAACGACCCATGCGTGCAAATGCGGTCTTATTATCGAGATGCAGCATGACTGACAACAATAAAGTGTTCACGCGAGCAAAAGCAAGCATACCGAATATCGAATGTGAGGATGATCACTGGCACCAACAGCAGATGTGATGTGCGCGACAGTTTAAAACGAGCGTGCGCTCCTACGTGAAGCAATAGTGTTATGAAACGCAACTattgtgatcggttctctttcaaatagactagtcAAAAGTTATgttcatgcacccacagtcttgctgcttttaagagctccagatttgtcttttcgTAAGCAGCACCAGTTGCTTTTGccttaaccattctttgaacagattatatTGGCCTAATGTTAACTGGCATGTTTTTCACCCGTTTTCTTTtgctttgttattttttgttaatatggtttaatcatcttttttttttttttttacaataacatggCTTCAATGGGAGATTAAGTCCCcttttatgtgtagttaactggtgatctgggacctttaaccaggacagactactgtgcatagtttaggtacatgacaataattattttttaaatgtcaatagtttttgtttttaagaattgttttgttaaataaaaagtacagtatacagctataattttgcttgttttttcccccattatttaaaatttgtggctaagaaattatttatttatgtttggtgtggtcagagataattttggtaaatgtttcattttgagctctgaaaagtcatgtgtaataaaaactaattgtaatgcgacacaatgacattttttcttgctcattgagcaagctcatacatgacacacaaaaagtgaaatgaatgaggaggcatgtggacataacagaAAATctaaaatcaagtaattttagcatttcgaagtcaaatttatgcatataaaatatattttcccatcaACAAAATTctggctagtgaaaatgcagagtggctagtaatgttggaaaactactagtcacagtggctggtgatcaaaaaaagttGATGTCAAGTCCTGCTACCATAGACCAACTAATaaacagaaattattactttacatactgtattgtatataaatcatatgaacgttttatattagtaatattactgacattaatttaaaaactgaaataaatataaatttacagttATATACAACTAAATGGACTCAATGATAAGATGAAAATGCGGATTTCTGCGCTCGCAGATTCTGTGTGTGCCTACTAAAAAGTTATTCTTTAGTATATTTTTAGTTACTCTCCAAGCTCCTTGTGGTCATTACAAATGCCAATAAGCGCTTCACTCACTGACCATGTGAACTGCCATCACGAGTGCTTGATTGTATAATGTTTAAAACTATCTGTTTGCTTAAATGGTCACTATAACTCTACATTTCAAGGACAAGAGTGACATAACCCAGTCCATCGTCCACTGATCTGCTCATACTGTAGGTGTCAAAGCACATGTAGTCTATTTTAGTATCAAAATCCATGTCAAAATGTAGCTTTACACCTTAACCCAATGAGACTGAGCTACTTCCCTGTCAATACCTCAGCTGGACCATGGCTATTGCAGTTCACCAGCCAAAGACTAATTAGTGGATCACTGTGACCTAAATAGACTATCAGCAAGACTGTAAAGCTCTAGATGACACCACTAGATGACTTGCcttgtctttaaaaatatattaaaaacaattcaaaacTGTTTTTTCTGGAAAAAGCAGCTAGCACAGAAATGTTTTGCATGATTGTGGCCATCATGtgatttaatgattaaaaaacattCGCACACAATAAAAATTCACGGTGAGCTACAACTGAGATTGGTGTTGTTACAGATGCTTATTACTGTATTTGATCATTTTAGTTAAATCACATGAAATCTTTGGTTCAACATTTATAAAATTTCAAATGCAAGTTTCATGTCTTTATGTGCATTTCTGGCACAGGTAATGGTTTCTTAAAGCAAAATTTAAAGCAATTATTACACTGCAGAAGAGTAAGTTAATAATGTTACAACATatgtaatgatatatgatgttaatttaaataattagaaCTGCTTGGAGACTACACTGCGTAAAGATTCCAGTATTTGTGCATGAGAAAAAGGGCTGTTTACACAATGAAAAGAAACCCACACACACCTGTCAGAgtagaacatttttaaaaacagcatattatataaatgactgaataaaactGCTGTCCACTGTCAGCATCTTTAATCTGTAGGGTATTATCCCCACTAACACCTGGTGCTTGGCCTAAGGCTAATAAATCTTGCATGTCCACAGATTGTCGTCCAGACTTTTATAGGGCTTGATAAAGTGCCATTTACAAGTGtgtacatatttaaaaacaagCTCCCAAAAGGTTGAATTGTTATATCTTCAATTtgaatgcaagaaaaaaaaaaaaaaaagaaaaaaaaaaaaaagtaatatgtcTTGAGGCACCTCGCCCTTTAATCACACTTTCAATGGTCTACTTGGCAAGGGTTACACTACTAAATTTTACACTGAAAGAAGATAGACCAGATATGATGCATCCAATACAttgattttaagatttttatgattagatttaaaaaaattataaaacatcaATACTTACATTCGATCTTCTTCTTGAGCCGTGGGCAAACAGCAAACCAAACGAAGATGGCGGTGATGATGCCAAAGCCAATGGAAATGAGTAGCACTCCCCACCAGGGCAGCTTATCAAAGCCCAGCACTGCAGTCCATCATTCAGAGAGAACAAGGCACCAAGGGGGTGTCGAGGGGAGAGGAGAAGAAAGGAAAGGTGCTTTTGAGACAACAGGCAGCATGTGCTACCAACACAATCAGCATTAGGGAATAGAAGGGGACATTGTGGAGTCCTAGTTGTTAGTAATAGCAAAGGAATTGAAGATTTAGAAATAGGCTGATTCACTTCATTTAAAAGTTGTCTGCACAATCTTTTAGAGGAGAAACATTCAGACAATAGGACTTCTTGGGCAGTTTCTCATTTTTCCTTTTCACTTCTTAGATAAAAGACTATTGTGAAAtgtagagaaaaataaataaagttgctATACTCGTTCAGGAGTCACAgtaacacaaaccaaaacaagccTGCAAGTATCAAATATCCTGGTACACTCAGAACACAAGCACAAGGCCTGTCCTCTTACATAACACCTCAGGTGAGAAGTGAGTGCAAACAGCAAAATGTTGCAGTGACACGAGAGTCCACAAGGCCACCATACCATATGGTCAGCAAGTGTGGGTGCCTTAAAAGGCTATTGCGGCAAGATATCACCCCCACCTCTTTGCAAGAACAAGTGGGGGGAAAAAATGTGACCACTCCTGCAGAAAGGTTAAATCTGAGCCAAGACTGCGGTGGTGAAAAACGCGTTGTGCATGCTCAAGAAATACTGCTGGCTGAGCAAGTCAGCCATTTACAAATTCCCCACGAGATCCAAAGCCACGAACAATGAAATGTGCCAAAAGTTCATTTGACCAAAAAAAAGGTGAGGGTGAGGGGGATTGGCTTTAGGGGTGGCGAAAATTCAGAACAAATCAAAAAATGGCTTTGGCCAAGTAGAGATGTAGAAAAAAACAGAACGAGGGAGGAGAGATAAGAGGACAGGGAGCAGTGGGGCATAGACATGCACGTACTACTGCGGGACGCTGCAGGGCATGTCGTGCTGCTGTGTGCTCTGGTTATGCAACTCAAGTTCATTCTCAGCTCATTCTCCTTGATTCAAGGAAGAGCGCCACACACTTTGAATAGGGCACCAAGGTAAATCTGAACTTTTACATAGCCAAATATGGCTTTTACATAGCCAAATAATTTAAAAGCATCAAAAGGGACAAAACAGATGTGGCCAGTGAAGGTAAAGGAAGAATAATGTAAGAAAAGCCATTCGATGTTGCCAAATTATCAATTATCTGCTCAGCATGTGCAAAAAGCAGCCCTGGGCATGTGGGTTTGGCTGGGAATGCATTCATGCTCACATAGACGTAATTTGACAAACACTCCTCCTCCACAAAAGGGGAGCAGCCAGACCACAAATACGCAGtgggatgaatgaatggaagtgGATTCATTTCCGGCTCACGACCTCACAATAAAATGTGCTATCCCATGGTCTTTATTGCACAATAACAAGGGttgtttttccagacacattctaGCACCATACCTCATCCTGTTGACGGGATGATGATGGTTTGAGACAATATGGGCTGGACACCGGTGCTTATGCCAGTTATCCCATTTGTGGTGTTTGACTGCCACGTGT
Protein-coding regions in this window:
- the slc20a1b gene encoding sodium-dependent phosphate transporter 1-B, yielding MVSTTLATITIMSTLVGYTTGNLTDYMWLLIVGFIIAFVLAFSVGANDVANSFGTAVGSGVVTLRQACILASIFETLGSVLLGAKVSETIRKGIIDVTMYNGTKHVLMAGSVSAMFGSAVWQLAASFLKLPISGTHCIVGATIGFSLVAKGQQGVKWLELLRIVASWFLSPLLSGVMSAVLFYFVRMFILQKKDPVPNGLRALPFFYAVTMGINLFSIMFTGAPMLGFDKLPWWGVLLISIGFGIITAIFVWFAVCPRLKKKIECEIKSSSPSESPLMEKRELHEAHSPILKPVPEESSVLSSSTPSAPPLPPPEERRVTFDIGDSDDADQKDCKESDMGSAPKTAHVHFTTGPAHIPSNGYSQYHTVHKDSGLYKDLLHKLHLAKVGDCMGEGGDRPIRRNNSYTSYTMAIIGMHGDFKPKESDFRASEDGEKEKAGAQERKRIRMDSYTSYCNAVAENGTPEGLGEGEVTLEMVDEDAGSSRSSLEEDRTDADKPEVSMLFQFLQILTACFGSFAHGGNDVSNAIGPLVALWLVYESGSVISSAPTPIWLLLYGGVGICVGLWVWGRRVIQTMGRDLTPITPSSGFSIELASAVTVVVASNIGLPVSTTHCKVGSVVAVGWLRSRKAVDWRLFRNIFMAWFVTVPISGLISAAIMALFTYVIL